The genomic region attgttattaatattgttactattatcattatcatcatcattgttgttattgttttccttatcataattatcatcactattattattatcatcgttattatttttcattatcattattaccattattactatcattaacatattatacatatacatatatatatatatatacatatatatatatatatatatatatatatatatatatatatatatatgtatatatgtatatgtatatatgtatgtatatgtatatatgtatatatatatatatatattatacatatatatatatacacacacaaatatatgcatatatatatttacataggtatatatgtaatattatgtatatatgtgcacacacacacacacacacacacacacacacacatacacacacacacacacacacacacacacacacacacacacacacacacacacatatatatatatatatatatatatatatatatatatatatatatatacatacacacacacacacatatatatatatatatatatatatatatatatatatatatatacatttatatatatatatacatttatatttatatatatatagatatatgagtgtatacatatatatatttacgtatacacacacacacatatatacatatacatacatacatacatatatatatatatatatatatatatatatatatatatatatatatatatatatatatatatatcatctctctcactctctctatctctatctctctctctctctctctctctctctctctctctctctctctctctctctctatatatatatatatatatatatatatatatatatacacacatacatatatacatatatacatatatacatatatacatatatatatatatatatatatatatatatatatatatatatatatacacactcatacatacatacacgcacatacacacacacacacacacacacacacatatatatatatatatatatatgttatatatatatatatatatatatatatatacacatatatatatatatatacacacacacacacatatatatatatatatatatatatatatatatatatatatatatatatatatatatacatagatatgtgtttctgtatatatatatatatatatatatatatatatatatatatatatatatatatatatatatatcttgtgtgtgtgtgtgtgtgtgtgtgtgtgtgtgtatatatatatatatatatatatatatatatatatatatatatatatatatatatatatatatatatatatatatatatatatatatacgcacattgtgtgtgtgtgtatgtggcacatttacttgtgtgtgtgtgtgtccgcaatTAATTACTTTCTAAGTATGAATGAATTCCCTTTTTAGGCGAATAAGTGAGACGCACGGATATCCAAACATAATCTTTATTACAGAAAACCAGAGCCAAATACATCAAGTGCCACTCAGCCCGAGGAGTCCGCGTCCCCCCCCCTCGAGGGCGAAGGACCAGCGCCCAGGCACCGCGACATCCGCTCATTTGTCGTcgtcatagtagtagtagaaggtgCGGGCGGGCTGGGTGGCGGTGGCCGCCCGCGTCAGCTGGGTGTAGCTGGGCTGGCTGTACATGACGGCGAACTTgacgtcatcgtcgtcgtcgtcgtagaGATCGAAGTCCGCCGAGCGCTTCTTGCGGTCGAAGTCGAAGGCGTCGTCGTCGTAGTAGCGGACCCTGATGGGGGCGGGCGCGACGGGGGTGTAGGATGTCCTGCCCCGAACGGAGTAGGTGGTGGGGCGCGCGAGGGAATACCGGAACAGCTTCAGGTCGTCATCGAGGTCGAAATCGAAGTCAGCTGATCGCTTCTTGCGGTCGAAAATATCGTCATCGATGTCAGCGTAGTAATAAACGGGCGTGGGCACGGGGCTGACTGCGGCAGCGGTGGTCCTGGCCTGAGTGGTAGTGTAGGTGGAGGCCTGCGGCTGCAGGGCGCGGTAGTACACGtagtcgtcatcgtcatcgtcgaaGTCGAAGTCAAGATCTCTCTTTTGGCGCTGCGGCGCGCTGCGCTTCTTGCGGTCGAAGTCGAAGAAGTCATCGTCGACGTAGTAGACGGGCGTCCTTTGGCCGACAAACCTCTGCCTTGGCTGGTATTGGAGCCGGGTTCGCGCCGCGACGGGCGAGCGCCGGGAGGCTAGGTACAGGAGCAGATCGTCGTCGTCGGGCGTCCGCTTGTTCCTGGGGGGGGCCGTGGGGGCGATTGCCGCCTCGGCTGCGACCAGGCCGACCACAAACAGAACCTGAAACAACCGGGAGGTTATTGCGAGATCCGCCGACGCCATGGCTGCGCGAAGGTTTCTCTTCTAGTTCAAGACGCCAGTGGCAAAAGGCCATAGCTGTAGCTCAGATTATGGACTGGTTAGTTTCTTCTTTCAACTAATCTTAcaactgaaaaaaatgataaactatTATTTCCCATAGACAAAACCAGCAGCAGTTTGCGCGCCGCAGACGAAAAATGGCATCCGCACCTAATGCCAGGGAGGAAGCAATAGTTTGAAAAcaagccacacacaaacacatcgagGCAGCCTAACTCACCAAAACCTTCATGTTGCCAAGCTCAGCTGACTTGTGTCGACGCCACTCGAGCTCATCCTTATATACCCCGctgcacctcccctccccccactcccgccTTGCCGTGAGCAATCTGGCCATGCAGATCCTACAACACGCAAGGATTTTCATAATTAAAGGTAATGCATGAATAAAGACATACATAACAGTGGCAACAGTCGGCAAGTGTCGCAACGTACAAACGCGTTGAGGTATTtttatcaaaaatgaaaaaaatgcatcGCAGAGGCAGTATTGTCATAATTCGAGACCCGGCGATTCTCAGGAGCCACAAAAACGCTGGTGGCGAGATATCATGAGGGAGGGGGCAATAATGTCCCAAGAAAGGGATAACCCACACGGATGGATGGGTCATTTGGAGTGCATGTTGCTGCTGAAATTGGGCCTAAAGGGCAAAGGAGGTCGTAAATTCCTGGACAACTTGTCACCTGTTGCCACCGTTCATTAAGTTGGTGTTGCGTTTGCTTTTtgtaaggaaaaaataattatttcagtGGTTAAACTGTAcatttgattataataatttctaGTGATGGATTTTTgctgaatattgtatatatatatatccttgtttgCAATTTCCTATCTGcctgattatttttctctctctcctcttccgtctccctgtctctctcactctgcccctctcctccccttctctctgtcacacaaacacacacacactctctctctttccctcctcccctctctctcccccacccccatctctctctctctcctcctctctcactctctcctccctctctctctctctctctctctctctctccccctctctctctctctctctctctccccccccccctctctctctctctctccccctctctctctctctctctctctctctccccctctctctctctctctctctctctctctctctctctctccccctctctctctctccccctctctctctctctctctctctccccctcctctctctctctctctccctctctctctctcccccctctctctctctccccccctctctctctcctctctctctcccccctccccccccccctctctctctctctctctctctctctctctctatctctctctctctctctctctctctctctctctctctccctccctccctgtctctccaataatattttcatttattgcaAAGATCATCAACACTTACATTTTGCCTTTTAAAACTAGTCGAACTTTGCAATTTTGTTGGTAATACAAACTGCAGATGTCAGTATCAAAGAAACCTGTTTTTATAATCAGCTGAATATAAAAGATGAATTGTACTAGTCCGCTAATCTCATTGCTTTAAAAGCATTTTAAAACAATACTGTCTTcgctttttatatattcttttgaaaacctctccctgtctctttctttctccagtcGTTTTAGGCGTTCATGAGAGTCTCAAGCAGGTGCACGATTTCCCACAGGGCTTGCGTGTTAGGCGGTCAAACTGTGATCATTGCTCGTTATCACATTAACTGCTTAGCATCATTCAGCGTCAATAGGTTTTACTTTTGCCTTTTGACTGAGTGCATAGTGTTTTGGCTTCACGTGTAATTTTTTcatatgaggaggagggggaggataaggaggaggaggaggggaaggataaggaagagggggaggataaggaggaggaggagggggagggtaaggaggaggagggggaggaggagggggaggataaggaggaggagcaggggagggtaaggaggaagaggggggaagggtaaggaggaagagggggagggtaaggaggaggaggagggggaggataaggaggaggggggaggataaggaggaggagggggggaggataaggaggaggaggggggaggataaggaggaggagaataaggaggagtgTGGAAATTGAACAGATTAGTCGCTAATGCATACCTGCACACCAGTCATGTCTCTCCATCAATCTTATGTATATTGTTTAAAATTTGAATGAATAGCTTCGCAATTTACTTTGATTTTTGCTAATTCAGTTGACCAGGCACGTAATTTATATACCATACCACGTATATACGCCTTGCAGTGTTAACAGTTGTTTTTATTTGCCCAGTTTTAGTCATTTGAGTCATATTGACATTAACTGACGAATCTAACGAGGCATTCAGACAAGGGTCGTATGTTAAAGATAGTTGTGCTTTTATCATTAAAAATCAGGTTTGtgtttatagtaaaaaaaaacatagcgatatgatgatactttttttttaactctccctccctctctccctctttctgtctcagtctctgtctctgcctctctctctctttctctctttttttttctctctctgactcagtctcagtctcagtctctgcttctacctctctctctctctctctctgtctctgtctctacctctgtctttctttcccactctctctctctttcaacctatTGTATTTCCATTCAGTAATTTATATCTTCAAAGttcgattttatttttcattatttgatcATATCATTGTCAGCCATTATCATTTCTCACCTTTGTCAATATTACCTCATGCCAATATTACCAACCGGTGCCACCAGAGCGAGAAAAACATATCATACTGACAGGAAATCTCTCACTGCATCTTCTATTGCAATACAGGTAGCCAGCAGCTTCAAGTTCTCACAGTATATTATTTTTTGACACCTGGACTCGCTCCTATGCATATACATGAGGGCGTTTTTATGGCTCTCCTCGCAGCCATCCCACACGAGACGCGGCGCTTCGGTTGCTCCACGCTGCGGGTGCGTGATATCCGCTTCGCTCAACGTGGCTTCCCGGATGGCCTacccggagggggaggggggggggagaaaaaataacCAACTAggggaaatatgaataaaatgtgaaaataattagggaaatgaaaagagaataaaacgaaggggagggggtgaataaaATAAGTCAttaggagaaatgaaaaaagaacaaaaggagaggggaatcaacaaaaaaagaaaataggggaaaatatatatgcatgcatatatatatatatatatagatagatagatagatagatagatagatacatatacagatacatatagatatatatatagatacatatatagataaatatatatatatataatatatatatacatatattcatatatatatgtatatttacatatatagatacatatatatatatatatatatatatatacatatatatacatatatttatatatatgtatacttatattaatatattatatatatatacatatatatatatatatatatatatatatatatatatatatacatatatatatgcctatatacatatacatatatatatatatatatatatatatatatatatatatatatatatatatacatatatatatgcctatatatataatatatatatgtatatatatatagatatagatatacagatacatatagatatatatatatagatagatatatagatacatacatatatatatatatatatatatatatatatatatatacatatatttatatatatgtatatatacatatatagatacatatatatatatatatatatatatatatatatatatatatattatatatgcctatatatatatatatattaatatatatatatatatatatatatatatatatatatataaatatatgtatatatatatattatatatatatatatatatatatatatttatacatatatatatataaaattatatataaataaaatcatatatatatatatatatatatatatatatatatatatatcatatatatatatatatatatatatatatatatatatatatcatatatatatatatatatatttacatatatatacatgtgtatatatgtacatatgtttacattatatacatacatacataaatgtatacatacatacatatatatatatatatatatattatgtatgtatgtatataatgtatacattatatacatatatatatatatatatatatatatatatatatatatatatatatatatatatattatgtatgtatgtatataatgtatacattatatacatatatatatgaatgtatacacacacacaaacacacacagacacagacacacacacacacacacacacacacacacatatatatatatatatatatatatatatatatatatatatatatatatataatttataatgtaagtatataatgtatacatttgcttttatgtaaatatatatataaaacatatatataaatatatatatatattatattatatatatattatatatatatattacataaatattatatatatatatatacattatatatattacatatatatatatatatatatatatatgtatatagttacataagcatttctttatataaatatatatatatatatatatatatatatatatatttatatatatatttattatatatatatattataaatacatgtctatataatatatatatatatatatatatatatatatatatattatacatatatatatatatatatacatatatatatatatatatatatatatatatatatatatatatatatatatatatatacacatacacatatatgcatacattgtatacataaatacaaaaatgtatacatgtatatatatatatatatatatatatatatatatatatatatatatatatatatgtatacaattatgtatgtatgtatataaggtatacatatgcatatatgtaaaaacataattatatatatacatataaatatatacatataaatatatacttatatatatatatatatatatatatatatatatatatatatatatatatatatatatatgtatataagtatatatatttatatttatatgtatatatttatatgtatatatataattatgtttttacatatatgcatatgtataccttatatacatacatacataattgtatacatatatatatatatatatatatatatatatatatatatatatatatatacatgtatacatttatgtatttatgtatacaatgtatgcatatatgtgtatgtgtatatatatatatatatatatatatatatatatatgtatatatatatatatatgtataatatatatatatatatatatatatatatatattatatagacatgtatttataatatatatataatatatatatatatatatatatatatatatatatatttctatatatatatttctatatatatgtatttataaatttctatatatatatatatatatatatatatatatatatatatatatatatacataaacgtatacacatatataatacatacatacgtatatatatatatatatatatatatatatatataaataaatatatatatatatataaatatatatatatatatatatatatatatatatatatatatatatatatatatatagatatgtgtgtgtgtgtgtgtgtgtgtgtgtgtgtgtgtgtgtgtgtgtgtgtgtgtgtgtgtgtgtgtgtgtgtgtgtgtgtgtgtgtgtgtgtgtgtatgtgtgtgtgtgtgtctatacagctatgtatatgtatatgtatgcatatatgtatatatatatatatatatatatatatatatataatatatatatatatgtatataatatatatgtataaatatatatatatatatacatagatgtatataataaatatgtataaatatatatatatatatatttatatatataatataatatatgtatatatatatatatatatatatatatatatatatatatatatatatatatatatatatatacatatatatatacacacacacacacacacatatatatatatatatacatatatatatatatatatatatatatatatatatatatatatatatatatatatatatatatacataatatatatatacatatataattatacatatatatatatgtatacatttatgtatgtatataatgtatacatatgtacatatatacatatgcatatatatgtgtaaatatatatatatatatatatatatatatatatatataaaatataatatatatat from Penaeus vannamei isolate JL-2024 chromosome 26, ASM4276789v1, whole genome shotgun sequence harbors:
- the LOC138866645 gene encoding uncharacterized protein gives rise to the protein MTGVQLIIKTGFFDTDICSLYYQQNCKVRLVLKGKMICMARLLTARREWGEGRCSGVYKDELEWRRHKSAELGNMKVLVLFVVGLVAAEAAIAPTAPPRNKRTPDDDDLLLYLASRRSPVAARTRLQYQPRQRFVGQRTPVYYVDDDFFDFDRKKRSAPQRQKRDLDFDFDDDDDDYVYYRALQPQASTYTTTQARTTAAAVSPVPTPVYYYADIDDDIFDRKKRSADFDFDLDDDLKLFRYSLARPTTYSVRGRTSYTPVAPAPIRVRYYDDDAFDFDRKKRSADFDLYDDDDDDVKFAVMYSQPSYTQLTRAATATQPARTFYYYYDDDK